A region of Planococcus sp. MSAK28401 DNA encodes the following proteins:
- a CDS encoding GNAT family N-acetyltransferase, with the protein MKVIAGSDRQDSEFIRNKLIEYNMKNLPDEVKTPVEHLNVVLKDDDGTIMGGLTATAFWQHLHVDFLWVDERLRGQGQGKLLLEKMEQAAKEKGCRLITLDTFSFQAPDFYKRNGYEVFGKLEDHPKGFSQYFLQKRLEN; encoded by the coding sequence ATGAAAGTGATAGCTGGATCAGATCGACAAGATAGTGAATTTATCCGAAACAAATTGATTGAGTACAATATGAAAAACTTGCCGGACGAAGTTAAGACGCCGGTGGAGCATCTGAACGTTGTGCTGAAAGACGATGACGGGACAATCATGGGCGGCCTCACCGCTACTGCGTTCTGGCAGCATCTGCATGTCGACTTTTTATGGGTGGACGAACGCCTGAGAGGGCAAGGACAAGGGAAGCTGCTGCTTGAGAAGATGGAGCAAGCGGCGAAAGAAAAAGGGTGCCGTCTGATCACGCTCGATACGTTCAGCTTCCAGGCGCCCGATTTTTACAAACGAAACGGCTACGAAGTATTCGGCAAACTAGAGGATCATCCGAAAGGCTTCAGTCAGTATTTTCTGCAAAAACGATTAGAGAATTAA
- a CDS encoding PadR family transcriptional regulator, translated as MADSTQMLKGILDGCILSIIEEGEIYGYELAEKLQSYGFQSFSEGSIYPLLLRMQKEGLVSNVQRKSTAGPKRKYYSLTEAGQAELEQFLGRWADLKQSVDAVITKGGQ; from the coding sequence GTGGCGGATTCTACACAAATGCTCAAAGGAATTTTAGATGGCTGCATCTTGTCGATCATTGAAGAAGGCGAGATTTACGGTTATGAATTGGCCGAAAAGCTGCAGAGCTACGGATTTCAATCATTTAGCGAAGGCAGCATCTATCCGCTGCTATTGCGGATGCAAAAAGAAGGGCTCGTGTCGAATGTGCAACGGAAATCGACAGCCGGGCCGAAGCGCAAGTATTATTCGTTAACGGAAGCGGGACAAGCGGAACTGGAGCAATTTCTCGGGCGCTGGGCTGATTTGAAGCAATCGGTCGATGCGGTGATCACTAAAGGGGGGCAATGA
- a CDS encoding DUF1129 family protein, with translation MLSAKSEQFLIELRMYLVQRGKSDEDINEVVDELESHLIESEKHGKSVESIVGKDPKQYMKSIGASLPIAVKELIVLIPATVLVILAYLAYVPALSGDFNLSQTVLWGIIPVILSLAIYSSLIFKVLPKFHDQPVKLGVIAVAVSTLVIGFWVAFYLWMVPENTAAYFTATAEQNYMIVAVCLVAFIAYALYTKSWITIIVAALMSAGPLAERWIPQDVNEDPAYIAMAIGIFVLAGIAVIWLLMRKRHKTA, from the coding sequence ATGCTATCTGCAAAATCTGAACAATTCCTGATCGAACTGCGCATGTATTTGGTGCAGCGGGGAAAAAGCGATGAAGACATCAACGAAGTGGTCGATGAATTGGAAAGCCATTTAATCGAATCGGAGAAACACGGCAAAAGCGTCGAGAGCATCGTCGGGAAAGACCCGAAACAGTATATGAAGAGCATCGGGGCGTCGCTGCCGATTGCGGTGAAAGAATTGATAGTCCTCATTCCGGCGACGGTGCTGGTGATTCTTGCATACTTGGCGTATGTGCCGGCCTTGTCAGGGGATTTTAACTTATCGCAAACGGTGCTATGGGGCATCATTCCCGTCATCTTGAGCCTCGCCATCTATAGTTCTCTGATTTTCAAAGTATTGCCGAAGTTCCACGATCAGCCGGTAAAGCTCGGCGTGATCGCGGTGGCGGTTTCAACTTTGGTCATCGGCTTCTGGGTGGCATTTTATTTATGGATGGTACCAGAGAATACGGCGGCTTACTTCACGGCAACGGCTGAACAGAATTATATGATTGTCGCCGTCTGCCTTGTCGCGTTTATCGCCTATGCGCTGTACACGAAATCTTGGATTACGATTATCGTTGCGGCATTGATGAGTGCGGGACCGCTCGCGGAAAGATGGATTCCACAGGATGTAAATGAAGATCCGGCATACATCGCCATGGCCATCGGGATTTTCGTCTTGGCCGGCATTGCGGTCATCTGGTTGTTGATGAGAAAACGGCATAAAACGGCTTGA
- a CDS encoding hemolysin family protein: MMGWALGILSALIFANALFAASEIALISLNDYKIKKMAESGNKKAQLIDAMLSQPSQFLATIQIGITLAGFLASAFAADSFADELSLYVQGTSLPVSPGIVQITSLIFITLLLSYFTLVFGELVPKRLALQKPQPIAMAMIYPLRALAVLTSPFVTILSWSTNGVIRLFGIDPHQPVPEETEEEIRLMLEAGKEKGTIEDMEQFIITRAFEFNDKAIEDIMVHRTDIVAISADDSLDDIVRLATLHPFSKFPVYQDDRDHMIGSIHIKDLFRYRESPPQPAFDIRHIMRAPHFVFEKREIDEVFLEMQKSHNHLAIVLDEYGGTAGLITLEDLLEELVGDIQSEDKPSV, translated from the coding sequence ATGATGGGATGGGCACTTGGAATATTGAGTGCATTGATTTTTGCCAACGCCTTGTTTGCAGCGTCTGAAATTGCGTTGATTTCGTTGAATGATTACAAGATCAAGAAAATGGCCGAGTCCGGCAATAAAAAAGCCCAGCTGATCGACGCCATGCTGTCGCAGCCGAGCCAGTTCCTTGCGACGATCCAGATCGGCATTACACTCGCAGGCTTTTTGGCGAGCGCTTTCGCCGCGGACAGCTTTGCCGATGAATTGTCGCTTTATGTCCAAGGAACGTCGCTTCCCGTATCCCCCGGTATCGTGCAAATCACTTCCCTCATCTTTATCACCTTGCTGCTGTCCTATTTCACGCTCGTCTTCGGAGAATTGGTGCCAAAACGGCTCGCCCTGCAAAAACCACAGCCCATTGCAATGGCCATGATCTACCCGCTTCGTGCGCTCGCCGTGCTCACCAGCCCATTCGTCACCATTCTCTCTTGGTCAACCAATGGCGTAATTCGCCTGTTTGGCATCGACCCCCATCAGCCCGTGCCAGAAGAAACAGAAGAAGAAATCCGCCTGATGCTCGAAGCCGGCAAGGAAAAAGGCACCATCGAAGACATGGAGCAATTCATCATCACGCGCGCATTTGAATTTAACGACAAAGCCATCGAAGACATCATGGTTCACCGGACAGACATCGTTGCCATCTCTGCTGACGATTCGCTCGACGATATCGTGCGCCTCGCCACGCTGCACCCTTTTTCCAAATTCCCAGTCTATCAGGATGATAGAGACCATATGATCGGCAGTATCCATATTAAAGATTTATTCCGCTATCGGGAAAGTCCGCCGCAGCCAGCCTTCGATATCCGCCACATCATGCGGGCGCCCCATTTTGTGTTTGAAAAGCGTGAAATTGATGAAGTATTTCTGGAAATGCAGAAAAGCCATAACCATTTAGCCATCGTGCTCGACGAATACGGCGGAACGGCCGGCCTTATCACCTTGGAAGATTTGCTCGAAGAATTGGTCGGCGATATCCAAAGTGAAGACAAGCCTTCTGTTTAA
- a CDS encoding hemolysin family protein produces the protein MDGQIIINLLLVALMILATAFFVGAEFAILKVRMSRIDQLISEGNKKAVRAKEVADKLDYYLSACQLGITITALILGALGEPTVERLLHPLFEEFNLSPAIATILSYAIALSIVTFLHVVIGELAPKTLAIQYAERMTLLLAPPLYWFGKIMSPFIWLLNGSARLFLRLFKVEPSGHTEAHSEEELKLIMAESYQSGEINQTELTYLKNIFDFDERIVKHIMIPKEKIVSVESSLTQEQLFEVLDGHEYTRYPVTEGGDPNRMLGFINTKELLTSMAAGRTQTPESFLHPMPRFLENTPIQKVLASMQQSRTHMAVITAKDGHIAGLVTMEDILEEIVGEISDESFEAGTI, from the coding sequence TTGGATGGACAAATAATAATTAATCTATTGCTCGTAGCTTTAATGATTTTGGCGACTGCCTTTTTTGTCGGCGCTGAATTCGCCATTTTGAAAGTACGCATGTCGCGGATTGACCAATTGATTTCGGAAGGCAATAAAAAAGCCGTGCGCGCCAAAGAAGTGGCAGACAAACTCGATTATTACCTCTCTGCCTGCCAGCTGGGCATCACGATTACGGCATTGATTCTCGGGGCGCTCGGGGAACCGACCGTTGAACGCTTATTGCATCCGCTATTTGAGGAATTCAATTTGTCCCCTGCCATCGCGACCATTTTATCCTATGCCATCGCCCTCAGCATCGTGACCTTTTTGCACGTTGTCATCGGCGAACTGGCTCCAAAAACTTTGGCGATTCAATACGCAGAACGCATGACCTTGTTGCTCGCGCCTCCCCTCTACTGGTTCGGGAAAATCATGAGCCCGTTCATCTGGCTGTTGAACGGCTCAGCGCGCTTGTTTTTGCGTTTGTTCAAAGTGGAACCGAGCGGCCATACGGAAGCCCATTCCGAAGAGGAATTGAAGTTGATCATGGCTGAAAGTTACCAAAGCGGCGAGATCAACCAGACCGAGCTGACGTATTTGAAAAATATTTTCGATTTCGATGAGCGCATCGTCAAGCACATCATGATTCCGAAAGAGAAAATCGTCTCGGTCGAGAGTTCCTTGACCCAGGAACAACTTTTCGAAGTCCTCGATGGCCATGAGTATACACGCTATCCCGTGACGGAAGGTGGAGACCCCAACCGCATGCTCGGCTTCATCAACACGAAAGAATTGCTGACGAGCATGGCAGCCGGCAGGACCCAGACGCCGGAATCTTTCCTGCATCCGATGCCGCGCTTCCTGGAAAACACGCCGATCCAAAAAGTGCTCGCCAGCATGCAGCAAAGCCGGACGCATATGGCCGTCATCACCGCAAAAGACGGACACATCGCAGGCCTTGTGACAATGGAAGACATTCTCGAAGAAATCGTCGGCGAAATCAGCGACGAATCATTCGAAGCCGGCACTATTTAA
- a CDS encoding hemolysin family protein — protein sequence MDIITILNLALLVLLLALTAFFVGSEFAVVKIRMSRLDQLIAEGNKKAVRAKEVASNLDYYLSACQLGITVTALGLGALGKPTVERLMYPIFDFFQVSDSVASAASYAIAFLLVTYLHVVLGEMAPKTLAIEYAEKMSLLLAPPLYWFGQIMKPFIWALNGAARLLLRVFGVQPGHEQAYSEDELRIVMAQSYEGGAINKNELSYMENVFTFDERSAKDIMVPRTELVTLDLDMPSQEIIDVLDEHNYTRYPVTEDGDKDRIIGFVSAKKMLPQIVAGRDWKLHDFVREVPTVFEMTDLQGALLRMQNARVHLAIVADEYGGTAGMLTLEDILEEIVGEIRDEFDEDEEPEIKKIADHQYVLNGRVLLKELEERFGVDFDNSQDIDTIGGWIHYRTTGEIEIGEPLTYKNTEWTVTDMDHQQIKQVLFTQKPKKSQDQID from the coding sequence GTGGACATAATTACAATATTGAATTTAGCTTTGCTTGTACTATTGCTCGCTTTGACCGCCTTTTTCGTCGGCTCCGAATTTGCCGTCGTCAAGATTCGCATGTCGCGCTTGGACCAGCTCATTGCAGAAGGCAATAAAAAAGCTGTGCGCGCCAAAGAAGTCGCCAGCAACTTGGATTATTACCTATCTGCCTGTCAGCTCGGCATCACTGTGACAGCACTCGGCCTCGGGGCGCTCGGGAAACCGACCGTCGAACGGCTCATGTATCCAATCTTCGACTTTTTCCAAGTGTCGGATTCGGTTGCATCCGCCGCTTCCTATGCCATCGCTTTCCTATTGGTGACGTATCTTCACGTCGTGCTCGGGGAAATGGCGCCTAAAACGCTCGCCATCGAATACGCGGAAAAAATGTCGTTGCTATTGGCCCCTCCGCTGTATTGGTTCGGCCAAATCATGAAGCCTTTCATTTGGGCGTTGAACGGAGCCGCCCGCCTGTTGCTGAGAGTTTTCGGCGTCCAGCCAGGGCATGAACAGGCGTATTCGGAAGATGAGCTGAGAATCGTCATGGCGCAAAGCTATGAAGGCGGCGCCATCAATAAAAACGAATTATCTTATATGGAAAATGTCTTCACCTTCGATGAACGTTCGGCAAAAGACATCATGGTACCGCGGACCGAGCTCGTAACGCTCGACCTCGACATGCCGTCGCAAGAAATCATCGATGTGCTCGACGAACATAATTACACGCGCTATCCGGTAACGGAAGACGGCGACAAGGACCGGATCATCGGTTTTGTCAGCGCCAAGAAAATGCTGCCGCAGATTGTTGCGGGACGTGATTGGAAGCTCCACGATTTCGTCCGCGAAGTGCCGACCGTGTTTGAGATGACGGATTTGCAAGGTGCCTTGCTGCGCATGCAGAATGCCCGCGTCCACCTAGCGATCGTCGCGGATGAATACGGCGGGACCGCCGGCATGCTCACGCTCGAAGACATCCTCGAAGAAATCGTCGGCGAAATCCGCGACGAATTCGATGAAGACGAAGAGCCTGAAATCAAGAAGATCGCAGACCATCAGTACGTATTGAATGGCCGCGTGCTCCTGAAAGAACTCGAAGAGCGTTTCGGCGTAGACTTTGACAATAGCCAGGACATCGACACGATCGGCGGCTGGATCCATTACCGCACGACCGGAGAAATCGAAATCGGCGAACCGTTGACGTATAAAAATACGGAATGGACCGTCACCGATATGGACCACCAGCAAATCAAGCAAGTCCTGTTTACGCAAAAACCGAAAAAATCACAAGACCAAATCGACTAA
- a CDS encoding TerC family protein: MEAILLEYLWVLLVLVALEGLLAADNAVVMAVMVKHLPKAQQKKALFYGLLGAFVFRFAALFMITLLVDVWQIQALGAAYLLFIAFKHIYDQRKGKEHTIEPEATKGSGFWMTVLKVELADIAFAVDSMLAAVALAITLPHLGSMEVGGINGGQFAVMLTGGLVGLVIMRFAAHKFVKLLSNYPQLETTAFVVVGWVGVKLTVLTLGHKGVGILPYEFVHSTEWKLIFWGVLLAIVAVGAIVSVKKKREQSAA, encoded by the coding sequence TTGGAAGCAATTTTATTGGAGTATTTATGGGTGCTGCTCGTCTTAGTGGCACTTGAAGGTTTGCTTGCTGCGGACAATGCCGTCGTCATGGCGGTCATGGTCAAGCACTTGCCGAAAGCACAACAGAAAAAAGCATTATTTTACGGATTATTGGGTGCATTCGTGTTCCGTTTCGCGGCATTATTCATGATCACTTTGCTCGTCGATGTCTGGCAGATCCAGGCACTTGGTGCAGCGTATCTCTTGTTCATTGCGTTTAAGCATATTTACGATCAGCGAAAAGGCAAAGAACACACCATCGAACCGGAAGCGACAAAAGGTTCTGGCTTCTGGATGACAGTTTTGAAAGTAGAACTTGCGGACATCGCGTTCGCGGTCGATTCAATGCTTGCAGCGGTGGCACTTGCCATCACCTTGCCGCACCTCGGCTCGATGGAAGTCGGGGGCATCAACGGCGGCCAGTTCGCCGTCATGTTAACGGGTGGTTTGGTCGGACTTGTCATCATGCGTTTTGCGGCACATAAATTCGTCAAGCTATTGTCGAATTACCCGCAGCTTGAAACGACCGCGTTCGTCGTCGTCGGCTGGGTCGGTGTCAAATTGACCGTGTTGACGCTCGGGCACAAAGGCGTCGGCATCTTGCCATACGAATTTGTCCACTCGACGGAATGGAAATTGATTTTCTGGGGCGTCCTTCTTGCCATCGTGGCAGTCGGCGCAATTGTCAGCGTCAAGAAAAAGCGCGAACAAAGCGCTGCGTAA
- the abc-f gene encoding ribosomal protection-like ABC-F family protein encodes MTELMKLLNVSVEIEQQALFENVTENIMSGDRIGIIGKNGAGKTTLLRLIAGDIALASGQLIQGAPGVSVCAVEQELPDYAFEDVTAAEQALLNRWEVPLRDFVQLSGGEKLKARLAKGLAQPADLLLLDEPTNHLDAQGTAHLLRELNAYPGAIAIVSHDRYFLNHIATKIWSIENGKIHSHNGNYSDYMEFREQQRKSQQHAYDTQQKRIERIENQMKQLSSWSESAHANSTKQEGYKEYYRAKAKSMDAQVKSKQKRLEKELANAAVDAVEPEYAVDFAFQANPKAGKRFLEVKKLGKSFGDMPLFKNASFTVQHGEKIAVVGANGSGKTTFLKMLAGGEPVSDGELWLSPSASIGYLTQDVFDLPLDLTPAELFEQFTFKERGRVQNLLKHLGFRKEQWLEPIREMSMGERVKCKLMKFILEDKDALLLDEPTNHLDLPSREQLESTLADYRGTLLVVSHDRYLLDKTTDCKLVFEGGTIRKQLGEAPPKEALGSSGELRLKLETERQAVLGKLSFMQPTTPGYAELDRRFVELTKQLKELE; translated from the coding sequence ATGACAGAACTAATGAAATTACTGAACGTATCCGTGGAAATCGAACAACAAGCATTATTCGAGAATGTGACTGAAAACATCATGAGCGGCGACCGCATCGGCATCATCGGAAAAAACGGTGCCGGAAAAACGACGCTTTTGCGGCTGATTGCCGGGGACATCGCACTGGCCAGTGGACAGCTGATTCAAGGTGCGCCGGGCGTGAGCGTATGTGCAGTCGAACAGGAATTGCCGGATTACGCTTTTGAAGACGTGACGGCAGCGGAACAAGCGCTATTGAACAGATGGGAAGTCCCGCTTCGCGATTTCGTCCAATTGAGCGGAGGAGAAAAACTAAAGGCGAGGCTTGCGAAAGGCTTGGCACAGCCAGCGGATCTCTTGCTATTGGATGAGCCGACCAATCATCTGGATGCACAAGGCACAGCGCATCTGCTACGCGAATTAAACGCCTATCCGGGTGCCATCGCCATCGTGTCTCACGACCGCTATTTCCTCAATCACATCGCGACGAAGATCTGGTCGATCGAAAACGGCAAGATCCACAGCCACAACGGCAATTACAGCGATTATATGGAATTCCGCGAACAACAGCGCAAAAGCCAGCAACACGCCTATGACACACAGCAAAAACGCATCGAACGCATCGAAAACCAGATGAAGCAGTTATCCTCGTGGTCTGAATCGGCACATGCCAATTCCACCAAGCAGGAGGGCTATAAGGAATACTACCGGGCCAAAGCCAAAAGCATGGACGCGCAAGTGAAATCGAAGCAAAAACGCCTGGAGAAGGAATTGGCGAACGCGGCGGTCGATGCTGTTGAACCGGAATACGCGGTGGACTTCGCTTTCCAGGCCAACCCGAAAGCCGGCAAACGCTTTTTGGAAGTGAAGAAGCTAGGAAAATCCTTCGGGGACATGCCATTATTCAAGAACGCTTCGTTTACAGTCCAGCACGGGGAGAAAATCGCGGTGGTCGGCGCAAACGGCAGCGGCAAGACGACGTTTTTGAAAATGCTGGCGGGCGGAGAGCCAGTGAGCGATGGGGAGCTGTGGTTATCACCATCCGCGTCCATCGGCTATTTGACGCAAGATGTCTTTGATTTGCCGCTCGACCTGACGCCTGCCGAATTATTTGAACAATTCACGTTCAAAGAGCGGGGGCGTGTGCAGAATCTATTGAAGCATTTAGGCTTCCGTAAAGAGCAATGGCTGGAGCCGATTCGGGAGATGAGCATGGGCGAACGGGTCAAATGCAAATTGATGAAATTCATCTTGGAGGACAAAGACGCCTTATTGCTTGATGAGCCGACCAATCATTTGGATTTGCCGTCGCGCGAACAATTGGAGTCGACCTTGGCGGACTACCGCGGCACGCTTCTCGTCGTGTCGCATGACCGCTATTTGCTCGACAAGACGACGGATTGCAAACTGGTGTTTGAAGGCGGAACGATTCGCAAGCAGCTCGGGGAAGCGCCGCCAAAAGAAGCGCTCGGCAGCAGCGGCGAACTCCGCTTGAAACTCGAAACGGAGCGCCAGGCTGTACTCGGCAAGCTCAGCTTCATGCAGCCGACAACCCCGGGCTACGCAGAATTGGATCGGCGCTTTGTGGAATTGACGAAGCAATTGAAGGAACTGGAGTAG
- a CDS encoding ABC transporter ATP-binding protein gives MIFSTSNIKKSFTTGEVSEEILKGVDLSLAEGEITALVGSSGSGKSTLLTIAAGLQTPSSGEIHFDGQDLDTLSPEKVRQIRAESFGFVFQSSHLVPFLTAEEQLLLMLETAGSPLSAKQRRAEVEKILDEVGMGHRKNAYPASMSGGEKQRIAIARAIVHQPKLLFADEPTASLDSTKSHEVMELLQKLTKTLNIATLMVTHEEDMLAYADRVITMKDGRLA, from the coding sequence ATGATTTTTTCAACGAGCAACATCAAAAAGAGCTTCACGACTGGTGAAGTCTCGGAGGAAATTTTAAAAGGCGTCGACTTGTCGCTGGCGGAAGGTGAAATCACGGCCCTTGTCGGGTCATCCGGCTCCGGCAAAAGCACGCTGCTGACAATCGCGGCGGGGCTTCAAACTCCGTCATCTGGCGAAATTCATTTTGATGGCCAAGACCTTGACACGCTAAGTCCGGAAAAAGTCCGCCAAATCCGCGCGGAATCGTTCGGCTTTGTATTTCAATCCTCTCACCTCGTGCCATTTCTCACGGCCGAAGAACAATTGCTGCTCATGCTCGAGACGGCCGGCTCCCCGCTTTCGGCAAAACAGCGGCGGGCAGAGGTCGAAAAGATACTGGATGAGGTCGGCATGGGCCACCGTAAGAATGCCTATCCCGCTTCGATGTCTGGCGGTGAAAAGCAACGCATCGCCATTGCACGTGCGATCGTCCATCAACCCAAGTTATTGTTCGCAGATGAACCGACTGCAAGTTTGGACTCCACCAAGTCGCATGAAGTGATGGAATTGCTTCAGAAACTGACGAAAACACTGAACATCGCCACCTTAATGGTCACCCACGAAGAAGACATGCTCGCCTACGCCGACCGCGTTATCACTATGAAAGACGGCCGCTTGGCATAA
- a CDS encoding ABC transporter permease, whose protein sequence is MNLAWKEMKKSKTKFMILGSIVFLISLLTFIISGLANGLSQDNAALIKNLPDGTIYMETAAEETHALSAIDTETQQSVLSENNGAFAFSIQMGFLLNEQDEQQSVAFATSTDSAEFPDIKKGKVILDRSLEEDGIKQGDIFTNSQLDGEFTVAGFTDGAKYSHAPVAFIHPDNYAEMYRTEDLQMLFVPETAEPGAIAGLQSFSIEAFLNTLPSYSAEQLSLSMIVWFLVVISGMLFAIFFYMMNIQKLGLYGILKAIGVKTGALFRMIWVQMLVITAIALILSIAVSQLFATLAPGDMPFYLPIDATLQLTAVFFVIGFAGATLSGLQIRKAQPLQAIQQGEG, encoded by the coding sequence GTGAACTTAGCATGGAAAGAAATGAAGAAAAGCAAAACGAAATTCATGATCCTCGGATCGATCGTCTTTTTGATCAGCTTATTGACCTTCATCATCTCAGGGCTCGCGAACGGCTTGTCACAAGACAATGCCGCCCTGATCAAGAATTTACCGGACGGAACGATCTATATGGAAACGGCGGCGGAAGAAACCCACGCCTTATCCGCAATCGACACAGAAACTCAGCAATCAGTCCTGTCGGAAAACAACGGCGCGTTTGCATTCTCTATCCAGATGGGTTTTTTATTGAACGAACAAGACGAACAGCAAAGCGTCGCCTTCGCCACATCAACCGATTCGGCTGAATTTCCGGATATCAAAAAAGGCAAAGTCATACTTGACCGTTCGCTCGAAGAAGACGGCATCAAGCAAGGCGACATCTTTACCAACAGCCAGTTGGATGGCGAATTTACCGTAGCAGGCTTTACCGACGGTGCGAAATACAGCCACGCACCTGTCGCCTTTATCCATCCGGATAATTACGCGGAAATGTACCGCACGGAAGACCTGCAAATGCTGTTCGTCCCAGAAACGGCAGAACCCGGGGCAATCGCCGGCTTGCAAAGCTTCTCCATAGAAGCATTCCTCAACACCTTGCCGAGCTATAGTGCCGAGCAATTGTCGCTGTCGATGATTGTCTGGTTCTTGGTCGTTATCAGCGGCATGCTGTTCGCGATTTTCTTCTATATGATGAACATCCAGAAGCTCGGGCTGTACGGCATTTTAAAAGCGATCGGCGTGAAGACCGGCGCCTTGTTCCGGATGATCTGGGTGCAGATGCTCGTCATTACTGCGATCGCGCTTATCTTATCGATTGCCGTCAGCCAATTGTTCGCGACACTGGCACCAGGCGACATGCCGTTCTATTTGCCGATTGATGCCACGCTGCAATTAACAGCGGTGTTCTTTGTTATCGGATTTGCTGGAGCCACTTTGTCGGGCCTTCAGATCCGCAAGGCCCAACCGCTTCAAGCCATTCAACAAGGAGAAGGATAA
- a CDS encoding sensor histidine kinase, with amino-acid sequence MSLYVKFIWFTFLTMLISSAISFFAMNTLYHQFLKEDNNDKNLAIAESFAGHLDSLPPGQVESTLEVLGDAGYQLYLTDGSNVSRFGGEFRDETIAQQDVQRVLGGDIFNGIRDFPRQTFVTGFFANELQNSIGVPVTLGGESYALFLRPDIELLFQELHLLFGGLAVGIVLLSFLGMLLVARLLIQPITKLTEATEKMATETFDVPLAIDRRDEIGRLADQFLLMRSRIEQSTVKRKEFVHNVSHDIQSPLHTIQSYLGLLEKPGISDSDKQHYADIIREETARLSLLTTQLLTLASVDKETPEALETVALHEQLHATLSHLRYAFDDKELALSAQLTPAYAQGNAVLLQTVWENLLTNAVKYSEQGGSVNVSLTQSDNQIHIAVRDHGIGMTEDETKHAFERFYRADQARTRGQKGSGLGLSIAKEIIELHGGRIELDSEPGAGTTVTVILPASSSV; translated from the coding sequence ATGAGCTTGTACGTCAAATTCATCTGGTTCACATTCCTGACGATGCTCATCAGCAGCGCCATTTCGTTTTTCGCGATGAATACGCTCTATCACCAATTTTTGAAAGAAGACAATAACGACAAAAACCTGGCGATTGCCGAATCGTTTGCCGGCCATTTGGACAGCCTTCCGCCAGGCCAAGTGGAAAGTACACTCGAAGTGCTCGGTGACGCCGGCTATCAATTGTATTTGACGGACGGCAGCAATGTCTCGCGCTTCGGCGGTGAATTCCGCGATGAAACGATCGCCCAACAAGACGTCCAGCGCGTACTCGGCGGCGATATCTTCAACGGCATCCGTGATTTTCCGCGCCAAACTTTCGTCACCGGCTTTTTCGCCAATGAACTGCAAAATTCCATCGGCGTCCCCGTGACACTCGGCGGCGAATCCTATGCTTTATTCCTGCGCCCCGACATCGAGCTATTGTTCCAGGAACTCCATCTGTTGTTTGGCGGTTTGGCCGTGGGAATCGTGCTATTGAGCTTTCTCGGCATGCTGTTGGTTGCGCGTTTGTTGATCCAGCCGATCACGAAATTGACCGAAGCGACCGAGAAAATGGCGACAGAAACCTTTGACGTCCCGCTTGCGATCGACCGGAGGGATGAAATCGGCCGCCTCGCCGACCAATTCTTATTGATGCGCTCGCGCATTGAACAGTCGACCGTCAAGCGCAAGGAATTCGTCCATAACGTCTCCCACGATATCCAGTCGCCGCTCCATACGATCCAAAGCTATCTCGGCTTGTTGGAAAAGCCGGGCATCAGTGATTCCGACAAGCAGCACTACGCGGACATCATCCGCGAAGAGACGGCACGCCTGTCTCTTTTGACAACACAACTCTTGACCTTGGCATCGGTCGACAAGGAAACGCCGGAAGCGCTCGAGACCGTCGCACTTCACGAGCAATTGCATGCGACGCTCAGCCATTTGCGCTATGCATTCGACGACAAAGAACTGGCGCTGTCTGCACAGCTCACCCCAGCCTATGCGCAAGGCAATGCGGTGCTGCTTCAAACTGTTTGGGAAAACTTGTTGACCAATGCAGTGAAATACAGCGAACAGGGCGGCTCGGTCAACGTAAGCCTTACGCAAAGTGACAACCAAATTCACATTGCGGTACGCGATCACGGCATCGGCATGACAGAAGACGAAACAAAGCATGCGTTCGAGCGCTTTTACCGCGCCGACCAAGCCCGCACCCGCGGCCAAAAAGGCTCCGGCCTTGGTCTATCGATCGCCAAGGAAATCATCGAGCTCCACGGCGGCCGGATCGAACTCGACAGCGAGCCGGGTGCCGGCACCACCGTCACGGTTATTCTTCCCGCCTCATCATCTGTATAG